One Natator depressus isolate rNatDep1 chromosome 13, rNatDep2.hap1, whole genome shotgun sequence genomic region harbors:
- the NRSN2 gene encoding neurensin-2, with translation MPARSQSCGCSRGPNVERGKWYGVRSYLHLFYEDCTGASLADDMTEPPVSRAHGGWPSLVWKVSLSAGVLLLLIGAAALATGYLVPPKLEGIGEEEFMVLDLQAMAYNHALVTCRLVGTVLCAVAGALGAAGVLACMLGRAARGGEEEEEQQLSPILWESPLKKHSTIIVPPAAAAGSPAVPFGTSQIQNIQPKRDTRLPLLPPSTAAPAP, from the exons ATGCCTGCCCGCAGCCAGTCGTGCGGCTGCAGCCGGGGGCCCAATGTGGAGCGCGGGAAGTGGTATGGGGTCCGCTCCTACCTGCACCTCTTCTATGAGGACTGCACCGGTGCCAGTCTGGCTGACGACATGACCGAACCCCCAGTCTCCCGTGCCCACGGCGGATGGCCCTCCCTCGTCTGGAAG GTGAGTCTCTCAGCTGGAGTGCTGCTCTTGCTGATTGGAGCCGCAGCACTGGCCACAGGGTACCTGGTGCCCCCGAAGCTGGAGGGCATCGGAGAGGAAGAGTTTATGGTGCTTGACCTGCAGGCGATGGCGTATAACCATGCCCTGGTGACCTGCAGACTGGTGGGCACTGTCCTGTGCGCCGTGGCCGgggccctgggggctgcaggtgtCCTGGCGTGCATGCTGGGCAGGGCTGCACGAGGGggcgaggaagaggaggagcagcagctgtcGCCCATTCTGTGGGAGAGCCCCCTGAAGAAGCACAGCACCATCATCGTGCCgccggcggcagcagcaggaTCACCGGCTGTGCCCTTCGGCACTTCACAGATACAAAACATACAGCCAAAGAGGGACACAcggctccccctcctgcccccctccaccgCTGCACCCGCACCCTGA